The following are encoded together in the Macadamia integrifolia cultivar HAES 741 chromosome 10, SCU_Mint_v3, whole genome shotgun sequence genome:
- the LOC122092461 gene encoding uncharacterized protein LOC122092461 isoform X2 has product MDNQNHKKNHITGECLGVHVCQHCGWPFPNPQPSKKQRRSHKKVCGTLEGYKLTHAERETHLDVAGEDKLLDEDDHKSSENSEVEELKNKENVKNVNSGIIQEREHPMQVNQLQKPQGLESSMDNLKNNKQFQDDTSSSTIFSALASSEKKTEASAVDATEGFMEVVDIEHTGTLTNRESDASGQEVDILYPDDTEILPEKPTVIPESGADAMVSPAHCKVDEATHAFSSSDELPEKARNDSSNLSGKYVGDGVVEIQNEQETLSTETLQMPDIQAEEADLKRTLAEESTTDHDKCDLQSESLKEIAVASTTNATDELLILAAETLPASSNVQAQKATLNKALGEESTTKDFGEDTSEIKSRSLPDGVDNLLKQQPCAVAAVPDASVDSISQTDSVEGHWGSVSDGTFPSTRDANEERAIIATETLDMGIKDKDRRANLETENGASERNCSDQSDIFDAPSFMTLVEPGNREINQQTVSSEIQIVQNTPQPNCSPLQAGWFPSLTHDVKESPGRKKNEEIIAKVSNWSAGKPHTPLKSLLVEANLGSKPKSPNALGHPQTVATPKHEPSAEDNNLPAKASPSLMAPEASTALAVKGNENKEWYSPARLPENKKEKRKARRSWVPFVCCNSFNLYP; this is encoded by the exons ATGGACAACCAAAATCATAAGAAGAATCATATAACTG GGGAGTGTCTTGGTGTTCACGTTTGTCAGCACTGTGGTTGGCCCTTCCCGAACCCTCAACCAAGCAAGAAACAGAGACGATCTCACAAGAAGGTCTGCGGGACACTTGAAGGGTATAAGCTAACCCACGCAGAACGCGAGACCCATTTAGATGTTGCCGGCGAAGACAAACTCTTAGATGAAGATGATCACAAGTCCTCTG AGAATTCAGAAGTGGAAGAGTTGAAAAACAAGGAGAATGTGAAAAATGTCAATTCAG GTATTATTCAAGAACGAGAACATCCAATGCAGGTCAACCAACTACAGAAGCCCCAAGGTTTGGAAAGTTCAATGGACAACTTGAAGAATAATAAACAGTTCCAGGATGACACCTCAAGCTCTACCATTTTCTCAGCTTTGGCTTCTTCTGAAAAGAAAACTGAAGCATCAGCTGTTGATGCAACTGAAG GTTTTATGGAAGTTGTAGACATTGAACATACAGGTACTTTGACTAACAGAGAAAGTGATGCTTCTGGGCAAGAAGTAGATATACTGTATCCTGATGACACT GAGATTCTTCCAGAAAAGCCTACAGTTATTCCTGAATCAGGTGCAGATGCCATGGTTTCTCCAGCACACTGCAAAGTTGATGAAGCAACCCATGCTTTTAGCAGCAGTGATGAACTTCCAGAGAAGGCTAGAAATGACAGTTCCAATTTATCTGGGAAGTATGTTGGTGATGGAGTTGTAGAG ATACAAAATGAACAAGAGACCCTTTCGACTGAAACTTTACAAATGCCTGATATCCAAGCAGAAGAAGCCGACTTAAAAAGGACATTAGCTGAAGAGAGCACCACAGATCATGATAAATGTGACTTGCAGTCTGAGTCTTTGAAAG AAATAGCAGTTGCTTCCACAACAAATGCTACAGATGAGCTACTGATCCTTGCTGCTGAAACTTTACCAGCATCCTCCAATGTCCAAGCACAAAAAGCCACCTTAAATAAGGCATTAGGTGAAGAGAGCACCACCAAGGACTTTGGGGAAGATACATCTGAGATAAAGTCTCGGTCACTACCAGATGGTGTGGACAACCTTCTCAAACAACAGCCCTGTGCAGTAGCAGCTGTACCAGATGCCTCTGTTGATTCAATTAGCCAAACTGATAGTGTGGAAGGCCACTGGGGCTCAGTTTCAG ATGGAACATTTCCTTCCACTAGAGATGCTAATGAAGAACGAGCCATCATTGCTACTGAAACACTTGATATGGGAATAAAGGACAAAGATCGAAGAGCTAACTTGGAGACAGAAAATGGTGCTTCTGAAAGAAACTGTTCTGATCAAAGTGATATATTTGATGCACCTTCCTTCATGACCTTGGTTGAACCTGGCAACAGAGAAATTAATCAACAGACTGTGTCATCTGAAATTCAGATAGTTCAGAACACTCCACAGCCAAATTGTTCACCTTTGCAAGCTGGGTGGTTTCCTTCACTTACTCATGATGTGAAAGAGTCCccagggagaaagaagaatgaagagatcATTGCTAAAGTCAGTAACTGGAGCGCTGGGAAACCACATACGCCTTTGAAGAGCCTTTTGGTTGAAGCAAACCTTGGAAGCAAGCCGAAGTCACCAAATGCACTGGGGCATCCACAAACAGTTGCCACCCCCAAACATGAACCCTCTGCAGAAGACAATAATCTCCCTGCCAAGGCTTCCCCTTCGTTGATGGCTCCTGAAGCATCCACAGCTTTAGCTGTCAAAGGTAATGAAAACAAAGAATGGTATAGTCCTGCAAGGCTTCCAgagaataagaaagagaagaggaaagccAGAAGGAGCTGGGTACCATTTGTGTGCTGCAACTCTTTTAATTTATACCCATGA
- the LOC122092461 gene encoding uncharacterized protein LOC122092461 isoform X1: MDNQNHKKNHITGECLGVHVCQHCGWPFPNPQPSKKQRRSHKKVCGTLEGYKLTHAERETHLDVAGEDKLLDEDDHKSSENSEVEELKNKENVKNVNSGIIQEREHPMQVNQLQKPQGLESSMDNLKNNKQFQDDTSSSTIFSALASSEKKTEASAVDATEDISMMHSGQSSEGQLQGNSDAHMGLSPSEIDSKLEQMNEFAGITTDVSTRRTNRLVESKETKSNFSEPVTIQIDSSSNSCSGFMEVVDIEHTGTLTNRESDASGQEVDILYPDDTEILPEKPTVIPESGADAMVSPAHCKVDEATHAFSSSDELPEKARNDSSNLSGKYVGDGVVEIQNEQETLSTETLQMPDIQAEEADLKRTLAEESTTDHDKCDLQSESLKEIAVASTTNATDELLILAAETLPASSNVQAQKATLNKALGEESTTKDFGEDTSEIKSRSLPDGVDNLLKQQPCAVAAVPDASVDSISQTDSVEGHWGSVSDGTFPSTRDANEERAIIATETLDMGIKDKDRRANLETENGASERNCSDQSDIFDAPSFMTLVEPGNREINQQTVSSEIQIVQNTPQPNCSPLQAGWFPSLTHDVKESPGRKKNEEIIAKVSNWSAGKPHTPLKSLLVEANLGSKPKSPNALGHPQTVATPKHEPSAEDNNLPAKASPSLMAPEASTALAVKGNENKEWYSPARLPENKKEKRKARRSWVPFVCCNSFNLYP; encoded by the exons ATGGACAACCAAAATCATAAGAAGAATCATATAACTG GGGAGTGTCTTGGTGTTCACGTTTGTCAGCACTGTGGTTGGCCCTTCCCGAACCCTCAACCAAGCAAGAAACAGAGACGATCTCACAAGAAGGTCTGCGGGACACTTGAAGGGTATAAGCTAACCCACGCAGAACGCGAGACCCATTTAGATGTTGCCGGCGAAGACAAACTCTTAGATGAAGATGATCACAAGTCCTCTG AGAATTCAGAAGTGGAAGAGTTGAAAAACAAGGAGAATGTGAAAAATGTCAATTCAG GTATTATTCAAGAACGAGAACATCCAATGCAGGTCAACCAACTACAGAAGCCCCAAGGTTTGGAAAGTTCAATGGACAACTTGAAGAATAATAAACAGTTCCAGGATGACACCTCAAGCTCTACCATTTTCTCAGCTTTGGCTTCTTCTGAAAAGAAAACTGAAGCATCAGCTGTTGATGCAACTGAAG ACATATCTATGATGCACTCTGGGCAAAGTTCTGAAGGACAGCTACAGGGAAATAGTGATGCACATATGGGATTATCACCTAGTGAGATAGATTCCAAGTTAGAACAAATGAATGAATTTGCAGGAATAACCACTGATGTCAGTACAAGAAGAACGAATAGACTTGTGGAATCGAAGGAAACAAAGTCTAATTTTTCAGAACCAGTCACAATCCAGATTGATTCATCCTCTAATTCTTGTTCAGGTTTTATGGAAGTTGTAGACATTGAACATACAGGTACTTTGACTAACAGAGAAAGTGATGCTTCTGGGCAAGAAGTAGATATACTGTATCCTGATGACACT GAGATTCTTCCAGAAAAGCCTACAGTTATTCCTGAATCAGGTGCAGATGCCATGGTTTCTCCAGCACACTGCAAAGTTGATGAAGCAACCCATGCTTTTAGCAGCAGTGATGAACTTCCAGAGAAGGCTAGAAATGACAGTTCCAATTTATCTGGGAAGTATGTTGGTGATGGAGTTGTAGAG ATACAAAATGAACAAGAGACCCTTTCGACTGAAACTTTACAAATGCCTGATATCCAAGCAGAAGAAGCCGACTTAAAAAGGACATTAGCTGAAGAGAGCACCACAGATCATGATAAATGTGACTTGCAGTCTGAGTCTTTGAAAG AAATAGCAGTTGCTTCCACAACAAATGCTACAGATGAGCTACTGATCCTTGCTGCTGAAACTTTACCAGCATCCTCCAATGTCCAAGCACAAAAAGCCACCTTAAATAAGGCATTAGGTGAAGAGAGCACCACCAAGGACTTTGGGGAAGATACATCTGAGATAAAGTCTCGGTCACTACCAGATGGTGTGGACAACCTTCTCAAACAACAGCCCTGTGCAGTAGCAGCTGTACCAGATGCCTCTGTTGATTCAATTAGCCAAACTGATAGTGTGGAAGGCCACTGGGGCTCAGTTTCAG ATGGAACATTTCCTTCCACTAGAGATGCTAATGAAGAACGAGCCATCATTGCTACTGAAACACTTGATATGGGAATAAAGGACAAAGATCGAAGAGCTAACTTGGAGACAGAAAATGGTGCTTCTGAAAGAAACTGTTCTGATCAAAGTGATATATTTGATGCACCTTCCTTCATGACCTTGGTTGAACCTGGCAACAGAGAAATTAATCAACAGACTGTGTCATCTGAAATTCAGATAGTTCAGAACACTCCACAGCCAAATTGTTCACCTTTGCAAGCTGGGTGGTTTCCTTCACTTACTCATGATGTGAAAGAGTCCccagggagaaagaagaatgaagagatcATTGCTAAAGTCAGTAACTGGAGCGCTGGGAAACCACATACGCCTTTGAAGAGCCTTTTGGTTGAAGCAAACCTTGGAAGCAAGCCGAAGTCACCAAATGCACTGGGGCATCCACAAACAGTTGCCACCCCCAAACATGAACCCTCTGCAGAAGACAATAATCTCCCTGCCAAGGCTTCCCCTTCGTTGATGGCTCCTGAAGCATCCACAGCTTTAGCTGTCAAAGGTAATGAAAACAAAGAATGGTATAGTCCTGCAAGGCTTCCAgagaataagaaagagaagaggaaagccAGAAGGAGCTGGGTACCATTTGTGTGCTGCAACTCTTTTAATTTATACCCATGA
- the LOC122092461 gene encoding uncharacterized protein LOC122092461 isoform X3, with translation MQVNQLQKPQGLESSMDNLKNNKQFQDDTSSSTIFSALASSEKKTEASAVDATEDISMMHSGQSSEGQLQGNSDAHMGLSPSEIDSKLEQMNEFAGITTDVSTRRTNRLVESKETKSNFSEPVTIQIDSSSNSCSGFMEVVDIEHTGTLTNRESDASGQEVDILYPDDTEILPEKPTVIPESGADAMVSPAHCKVDEATHAFSSSDELPEKARNDSSNLSGKYVGDGVVEIQNEQETLSTETLQMPDIQAEEADLKRTLAEESTTDHDKCDLQSESLKEIAVASTTNATDELLILAAETLPASSNVQAQKATLNKALGEESTTKDFGEDTSEIKSRSLPDGVDNLLKQQPCAVAAVPDASVDSISQTDSVEGHWGSVSDGTFPSTRDANEERAIIATETLDMGIKDKDRRANLETENGASERNCSDQSDIFDAPSFMTLVEPGNREINQQTVSSEIQIVQNTPQPNCSPLQAGWFPSLTHDVKESPGRKKNEEIIAKVSNWSAGKPHTPLKSLLVEANLGSKPKSPNALGHPQTVATPKHEPSAEDNNLPAKASPSLMAPEASTALAVKGNENKEWYSPARLPENKKEKRKARRSWVPFVCCNSFNLYP, from the exons ATGCAGGTCAACCAACTACAGAAGCCCCAAGGTTTGGAAAGTTCAATGGACAACTTGAAGAATAATAAACAGTTCCAGGATGACACCTCAAGCTCTACCATTTTCTCAGCTTTGGCTTCTTCTGAAAAGAAAACTGAAGCATCAGCTGTTGATGCAACTGAAG ACATATCTATGATGCACTCTGGGCAAAGTTCTGAAGGACAGCTACAGGGAAATAGTGATGCACATATGGGATTATCACCTAGTGAGATAGATTCCAAGTTAGAACAAATGAATGAATTTGCAGGAATAACCACTGATGTCAGTACAAGAAGAACGAATAGACTTGTGGAATCGAAGGAAACAAAGTCTAATTTTTCAGAACCAGTCACAATCCAGATTGATTCATCCTCTAATTCTTGTTCAGGTTTTATGGAAGTTGTAGACATTGAACATACAGGTACTTTGACTAACAGAGAAAGTGATGCTTCTGGGCAAGAAGTAGATATACTGTATCCTGATGACACT GAGATTCTTCCAGAAAAGCCTACAGTTATTCCTGAATCAGGTGCAGATGCCATGGTTTCTCCAGCACACTGCAAAGTTGATGAAGCAACCCATGCTTTTAGCAGCAGTGATGAACTTCCAGAGAAGGCTAGAAATGACAGTTCCAATTTATCTGGGAAGTATGTTGGTGATGGAGTTGTAGAG ATACAAAATGAACAAGAGACCCTTTCGACTGAAACTTTACAAATGCCTGATATCCAAGCAGAAGAAGCCGACTTAAAAAGGACATTAGCTGAAGAGAGCACCACAGATCATGATAAATGTGACTTGCAGTCTGAGTCTTTGAAAG AAATAGCAGTTGCTTCCACAACAAATGCTACAGATGAGCTACTGATCCTTGCTGCTGAAACTTTACCAGCATCCTCCAATGTCCAAGCACAAAAAGCCACCTTAAATAAGGCATTAGGTGAAGAGAGCACCACCAAGGACTTTGGGGAAGATACATCTGAGATAAAGTCTCGGTCACTACCAGATGGTGTGGACAACCTTCTCAAACAACAGCCCTGTGCAGTAGCAGCTGTACCAGATGCCTCTGTTGATTCAATTAGCCAAACTGATAGTGTGGAAGGCCACTGGGGCTCAGTTTCAG ATGGAACATTTCCTTCCACTAGAGATGCTAATGAAGAACGAGCCATCATTGCTACTGAAACACTTGATATGGGAATAAAGGACAAAGATCGAAGAGCTAACTTGGAGACAGAAAATGGTGCTTCTGAAAGAAACTGTTCTGATCAAAGTGATATATTTGATGCACCTTCCTTCATGACCTTGGTTGAACCTGGCAACAGAGAAATTAATCAACAGACTGTGTCATCTGAAATTCAGATAGTTCAGAACACTCCACAGCCAAATTGTTCACCTTTGCAAGCTGGGTGGTTTCCTTCACTTACTCATGATGTGAAAGAGTCCccagggagaaagaagaatgaagagatcATTGCTAAAGTCAGTAACTGGAGCGCTGGGAAACCACATACGCCTTTGAAGAGCCTTTTGGTTGAAGCAAACCTTGGAAGCAAGCCGAAGTCACCAAATGCACTGGGGCATCCACAAACAGTTGCCACCCCCAAACATGAACCCTCTGCAGAAGACAATAATCTCCCTGCCAAGGCTTCCCCTTCGTTGATGGCTCCTGAAGCATCCACAGCTTTAGCTGTCAAAGGTAATGAAAACAAAGAATGGTATAGTCCTGCAAGGCTTCCAgagaataagaaagagaagaggaaagccAGAAGGAGCTGGGTACCATTTGTGTGCTGCAACTCTTTTAATTTATACCCATGA
- the LOC122092461 gene encoding uncharacterized protein LOC122092461 isoform X4, with product MTPQALPFSQLWLLLKRKLKHQLLMQLKPGYDLTDISMMHSGQSSEGQLQGNSDAHMGLSPSEIDSKLEQMNEFAGITTDVSTRRTNRLVESKETKSNFSEPVTIQIDSSSNSCSGFMEVVDIEHTGTLTNRESDASGQEVDILYPDDTEILPEKPTVIPESGADAMVSPAHCKVDEATHAFSSSDELPEKARNDSSNLSGKYVGDGVVEIQNEQETLSTETLQMPDIQAEEADLKRTLAEESTTDHDKCDLQSESLKEIAVASTTNATDELLILAAETLPASSNVQAQKATLNKALGEESTTKDFGEDTSEIKSRSLPDGVDNLLKQQPCAVAAVPDASVDSISQTDSVEGHWGSVSDGTFPSTRDANEERAIIATETLDMGIKDKDRRANLETENGASERNCSDQSDIFDAPSFMTLVEPGNREINQQTVSSEIQIVQNTPQPNCSPLQAGWFPSLTHDVKESPGRKKNEEIIAKVSNWSAGKPHTPLKSLLVEANLGSKPKSPNALGHPQTVATPKHEPSAEDNNLPAKASPSLMAPEASTALAVKGNENKEWYSPARLPENKKEKRKARRSWVPFVCCNSFNLYP from the exons ATGACACCTCAAGCTCTACCATTTTCTCAGCTTTGGCTTCTTCTGAAAAGAAAACTGAAGCATCAGCTGTTGATGCAACTGAAG CCTGGCTATGATTTGACAGACATATCTATGATGCACTCTGGGCAAAGTTCTGAAGGACAGCTACAGGGAAATAGTGATGCACATATGGGATTATCACCTAGTGAGATAGATTCCAAGTTAGAACAAATGAATGAATTTGCAGGAATAACCACTGATGTCAGTACAAGAAGAACGAATAGACTTGTGGAATCGAAGGAAACAAAGTCTAATTTTTCAGAACCAGTCACAATCCAGATTGATTCATCCTCTAATTCTTGTTCAGGTTTTATGGAAGTTGTAGACATTGAACATACAGGTACTTTGACTAACAGAGAAAGTGATGCTTCTGGGCAAGAAGTAGATATACTGTATCCTGATGACACT GAGATTCTTCCAGAAAAGCCTACAGTTATTCCTGAATCAGGTGCAGATGCCATGGTTTCTCCAGCACACTGCAAAGTTGATGAAGCAACCCATGCTTTTAGCAGCAGTGATGAACTTCCAGAGAAGGCTAGAAATGACAGTTCCAATTTATCTGGGAAGTATGTTGGTGATGGAGTTGTAGAG ATACAAAATGAACAAGAGACCCTTTCGACTGAAACTTTACAAATGCCTGATATCCAAGCAGAAGAAGCCGACTTAAAAAGGACATTAGCTGAAGAGAGCACCACAGATCATGATAAATGTGACTTGCAGTCTGAGTCTTTGAAAG AAATAGCAGTTGCTTCCACAACAAATGCTACAGATGAGCTACTGATCCTTGCTGCTGAAACTTTACCAGCATCCTCCAATGTCCAAGCACAAAAAGCCACCTTAAATAAGGCATTAGGTGAAGAGAGCACCACCAAGGACTTTGGGGAAGATACATCTGAGATAAAGTCTCGGTCACTACCAGATGGTGTGGACAACCTTCTCAAACAACAGCCCTGTGCAGTAGCAGCTGTACCAGATGCCTCTGTTGATTCAATTAGCCAAACTGATAGTGTGGAAGGCCACTGGGGCTCAGTTTCAG ATGGAACATTTCCTTCCACTAGAGATGCTAATGAAGAACGAGCCATCATTGCTACTGAAACACTTGATATGGGAATAAAGGACAAAGATCGAAGAGCTAACTTGGAGACAGAAAATGGTGCTTCTGAAAGAAACTGTTCTGATCAAAGTGATATATTTGATGCACCTTCCTTCATGACCTTGGTTGAACCTGGCAACAGAGAAATTAATCAACAGACTGTGTCATCTGAAATTCAGATAGTTCAGAACACTCCACAGCCAAATTGTTCACCTTTGCAAGCTGGGTGGTTTCCTTCACTTACTCATGATGTGAAAGAGTCCccagggagaaagaagaatgaagagatcATTGCTAAAGTCAGTAACTGGAGCGCTGGGAAACCACATACGCCTTTGAAGAGCCTTTTGGTTGAAGCAAACCTTGGAAGCAAGCCGAAGTCACCAAATGCACTGGGGCATCCACAAACAGTTGCCACCCCCAAACATGAACCCTCTGCAGAAGACAATAATCTCCCTGCCAAGGCTTCCCCTTCGTTGATGGCTCCTGAAGCATCCACAGCTTTAGCTGTCAAAGGTAATGAAAACAAAGAATGGTATAGTCCTGCAAGGCTTCCAgagaataagaaagagaagaggaaagccAGAAGGAGCTGGGTACCATTTGTGTGCTGCAACTCTTTTAATTTATACCCATGA